The DNA segment TATGgtgcgattttttttttttggggctCTTTATGCTGGTCTGGTTAGCCATCCCTGATATAGAACCTTTTCTTAGGGAAATTGTTCTTTGCTCGCAATTGTAGAACCCTAGGGTTCTATATAGAACCCCAAAGAACCCTTATTTTTTAGAGTGTGATTGAATCTAATGAAACCTTTATGGTGCACTCAATGGTGTTTTTTAGAGAAGAGGGATTTAATGTGTACTGTAGTCAGGGAATATGAGGTTTGTTGTGTGtaacacattttatttaattGTATTATTAGATAAACAGCTTCATTTGACAAATATCACTTTCATAAAAAAATAACTGTACAGTGTAACATTGAAACTAGTATAAAATAAATAGGAAACAATTATCCCAGTTCTTTGTACTGTGTCTCTATACAAATGCTCTACAGTCATAGTAAATGGTAAATGTTTATATACAACATTCATGGTTGTGTGTTAAGGTAATAAAAATGGTTGAAAAAAAAGAGTTCACTAATAAAGCTACAGATGGAAATGGTGGAACTTAAATAAATTAATGTTCTGACGTTCTACGGTTCTGTCGTCCTGGCGTTAGATGGTTCCGGATCAGAATCTGCAGCAGAACCCGCAGCCCTTGTTGTGGCAACAGTTGCAGCACCAGTAACACAGAGACAGGTGGCTCTGACGCTTCACCCTGGTGGAGgcctggggggtgaggaggggagggggggaggagaagagggtcaGGTTTGTTTGCGTCACCAGAAGGTTCACATCAAATACCTGTCAGCTGCCTCCAGTTACATTATATTTACAGTGTCTGATATTACTGAATGTGAGTGAAATGAGTTCCGGAACTTACAAAGAGGTTCTGTGAGTGATCCGCTGCCTGCTGGTGTTCCAGAACCAGgctgctcctctcctgctctcgctGCTATGAAGGAAACACACAGGtggaacaagcacacacacagaacagcgtTAGAACCTGAGAAACAGCATCAGAACCCAAGTATGGGTGGTATTTTCAGACCTACAATAGAAGCCTTTTGTAAAGGACCAATATGACAGTGTTCGAGGAGACCTACGGTATGATATTGTATTAGAGGTGAGAGTTCCACCTACCTCAGAGAAGGGCACAGCACAGCTGCTGAAGATGCAGGTGCAAGCCAGGATCAACACCATGGCAACAGCTACACTGAAGGCCTTCATTCTTGTGATGTTCTTGTTCAGAATCTCTTTAAAAACAGACTTGGGTTGTGGCAgtttgctctctgtctccttcctcaaCCAGACGTTTCAGTTAACCAATACTAATCTTCAGTTGTTTCTTCAAGTCTTCAAAACCCCAGACGACTAGTAGATGCAGGTGACTGTCTGAGAGAGGAGATGTTGTTGGGTTCTTGTCGATCTGGGAGCAGGGAGCTGATATTTATGTCCACTTGGCAGCTGTTGCATCACCACCCCAGCTCAGCCCATTCCTGTAAACTGTCTGTTACGTCACCTTCCTCGGGGGGTTTCTGCCTGCCTAACTCCTGACtgcctgtgtggatgtgttctACTTGATACTTCTCTAATCGCGACACCATAAATATCAACGCTAGACAGAACATCACACGGCTGCTTTCCTTAGGTGTGTCTGTACGTTCTTTACTTTTACAACAACAGAAGTTATTTCTGTGTATCGTGTCTTAACATTCATGAAAATATATATTGTTCTGTGGTGACAGATTTGTGTCTATTATTTTATGGAAAATAATCTTTCAGTAAATATTTGATATTTGTACTAAATAAATGGTAAATTATTAACTTTCTAAATTCATAACAGTTTCCCAGTCATTTGGGAATTCCCAGAGTCTGAGTTGTTCATACAGAGCACCTGCCCAGGCTCCTGCTCCACTCTGACCCAGGAAACTCCACACCTCAGCACCTCCATTTAACCACTGATAGGATAATTACTCTTTCATCTCCAAAACCTTAATTCTGTGAAATAATGCCATGAAACGTTAGGTTATCCAAGTTAAGTATCTTTGAAATGAAAGACACAGTAGCTTAAGCTCGATGAAAGAGTTCATGATTTAAGTGTGATTGAAAGTAGCTCTCAGGCAGACAGGAATGATACACTGCTGTTTGTCCTTCAACTGCCCCTGAGATATATGTGTTGCATGAGAGTTcgtgtaaccttaatgtaacgTGGTCTGTGTCTATCCATAACCTTGGAGAGACAGCTGTTCTCcaggggtgtggagagagagacagctgttctccaggggtgtggagagagctgttctccaggggtgtagagagagctgttctccaggggtgtagagagagacagctgttctccaggggtgtggagagagacagctgttctccaggggtgtggagagagagacagctgttctccaggggtgtagagaga comes from the Osmerus eperlanus chromosome 7, fOsmEpe2.1, whole genome shotgun sequence genome and includes:
- the hamp gene encoding hepcidin-1 isoform X1; this translates as MKAFSVAVAMVLILACTCIFSSCAVPFSEQREQERSSLVLEHQQAADHSQNLFASTRVKRQSHLSLCYWCCNCCHNKGCGFCCRF
- the hamp gene encoding hepcidin-1 isoform X2, producing MKAFSVAVAMVLILACTCIFSSCAVPFSEREQERSSLVLEHQQAADHSQNLFASTRVKRQSHLSLCYWCCNCCHNKGCGFCCRF